ctaaattttattctattttaatagTTGGATATAGCTTgaggctaccatattggacagcatagACCTAAAATATTATTACAAACTTTTTGTTAATTACATGTTTGGATATCATtcacattattttattgtaatattgAGCTTTATTTTTGTCATCCAGTCATTTTATGTGGGTATTTGTTGTACTTTTCATAGGGGCTATTACCCAAAAGGAGGTGGTGAAGTGATTGTCCGAATATCACCAGTTAAACAATTGAACCCAATAAATTTAACTGACCGTGGCTCTGTGACTAAAGTATACGGAAGAGCTTTCGTTGCTGGTGTTTTGCCATTTAAAGTAAGTTGACTatggggataattggaaggggacaaagggtacaaaagcaatttctggtaatgggtatgtccccaatatgaatctggcccccacatcatggtcAGGAGGTGGGACAATcaaatcagctttgtatctcatgaatattcaaaataaataaataagtaaataaataataaagtaagtTGCCTAGATGTTCTTAGAAGTGTATGTATGTCTCGATAAGTATTATGTCatctaaaatttgaaattattgaaagaacttactttttaataaatctttaaaatttttcttaaaattcagtGCTCTTCTTACTCTTGAAAATCAAGCTTTTAAATAATGCATGTGAatgttattaattattttatgttattgtttttgtttttggtgactggctggtatagggatctgaaccctatgTTGTATCTTTGAAGGCTTAAAAACAGTTGTCCAAATAATCAGTAATTAATTTATTCTATTTGTCTGTCTTGCCAAATAGGTAGCAAAAGAAATGGCAGCGGCAGCTGTGAGATGCATCAGAAAGGAGATTAGGGATCTGTATGTTAATATCCAGCCTGTTCAGGAACCTAAAGACCAAGCATTTGGCAATGGAAATGGAATAATGTGAGACAATATGTTTTTTCCTAAACATTGGTTGAGAGCCCTGAAATAATTATCCCATTTAAATTAAGGGTTTGTAGGTTTTTTGCCTAAATTCACAGTTTTAAGAAGACATATTTTGAAGGGCATGCCTATCTAAAACAACAGTAAGATGAATTAAGATGATTATTCCAAATTTTTTCTGAGGATGGTTTGCCTCTTATTGTAACCTCCCTTTCGCTTATAAAGTGAATtgaagggctggccggttagctcagttggttaaagggcagctttataacaccaaggtctcaggttcatatccccatactggccagcagccaaaaaaagacCAAAACTATATAGTGAACTTAAATGTTTAAGCTAATCAGAAGTTAGACTTTGAAGCTGATCCTACGAGAAATATTTCCAGTAGTATAAAATACCTCAAATGTGAAATTAATTCACAAATAAATTTGGCAAGAtcccttttaaaaaaggaatgggACTATTACATTAATCCAATTAGAAGTTATAGATTTAAGTGTTATAAAAAtccttttgtttttggtggctggctggtacgggaatCCATAAAAGTTCTTTAATTGATGTTTTTGAAGTATAAAAGTATCCTCTGTGGATATTTAAATTTCAAACCATCTTATTCAGAGTTTCTATTAAAGGGTTTAAGTAAATGCTCTCTGTACTTATCAAAAATCTGtagaacaaaaccaaaagtcCCTCCATGACAACCTTTTTATTTAAGATAATCATAAAACACTTTATAGCACTGTGTGCCTGTGAAATGGTTACCACTTTGTGCTGATAACATGCTCAGTTCTTGGGGTAGGGGGAGACATTCCTTACCTGTGGATTAGAATCTGGTGTGACTTCTGGTCAAGAGCTAAAGGATACTTAATGGTCTGATTAAGGCTGTTGGAGAAAATCATGCCACTCTCTGTATGAAGAATTTGACCTTTGTGATATACTGGCCAGATTTAATTGTCCGTTTAACAATCACAGTTCTCCTGTGTTGTATTTGctgtaattttagaatatttataacatgagtagtaatacttttttttttccctttatagcaTTATTGCTGAGACATCCACTGGCTGTTTGTTTGCTGGATCATCGCTTGGTAAACGAGGTATAGATAAAGGAAGGGGGTCCATAGTTCCCAATGCTactgtaaaattcttttaattatttgtcAGGATTGGAATGTTATAGAATTATGGATGACACGTTTCAAAGGATACAATTAACTGATTCATTTTAGAATCAATTAAACTTTCAGTCTTCCTCCCaactttgtttgcttgtttgtttgttttttgttttggtggctggccagtaaggggatctgaacctttgaccttggtgttatcagcatctcCCAACTTTATATTCTGAAAAATGTCAAACATATTAAAAGGTTGAATGACGAATTCAACAGTCATCCATACACCCTTCTCCTAGATTCACCAGTTGTGAACATTTAATTACGTGTTGTGTATGTTTCTGAACCATTTCAATGTAAATTGTAGGTACCATATCTTACCCCAGACTACTACAGCACATGTTTCCAAAGAACAATCCTATATAATCATAATATCATTTTTACACCAGaacaattttctattattttcagaCACACCAGACATATACAATGAGTTGCCTCCAAAATATTCTTTAGAGCGatgtaagatatttttattttgaagcacACACATTTGGTTAAGTCTGTTTAGTTTCTCTTTTAATACAGAATGCTcccttcacctttttttttttttccttttatgatatTGACATTTTGAAAAGTCTAGGCCATTCTCTCAGGATTTCCCACAATTTGAATTTGTCTGATTGTCTCATGATTAGGTATATTCAGATGAAACATTTTTAGTTGCATGGGTGATTTTCTGGGCATTCTACTGCATTGCATCAGAGGGCACATATTATCAGTTTGTCCTTTATTGGTGAGGTGGAGTGTGATCACTAGGTTAAGGAGATGTCCTCCAGGTCTGTCCGCTGTAATGGTTCTTTTTCCCTTTACAGTTAACAAGTAATCTGGGATAATACTTTGAGACCATCTGATTATCCTGTTCCCATACAACTTTCATCTGATGGTTTTAATGTCTATTGAAGATTATTCCCAGCATGAGTTATTACATTTgtgatttcaaaatattgaatagTTTTGTAAAAGGTTAATTTGTTTAGCATATTAGGGAAaggatatacatatatgcatcagtttgtgaatatttaaagttattttggcGGGCCCGGTAACTTTCAGATGAACTTCTAATTGTGTGGTAGTTGTCTGCTTTATTCCTACTTTGTAGCATCTTTAAAAATGCTTACCCTTGCTATGCTGTTAAACCACATTATCACTCCTGAATACAAACAATTTCAGGTAATCTTAGTCTGCTCAGTTGGTAAATCTGCTAGTTGAGCATCGGATCTAATCAACATAgtggaataaataaaatcaacatctCCAATTGACCTCACATGAAAGAATTCTATCTAAAACTGTTTTTTAGAAACATCCAAAATATGAGATGATTCGTCATTTAGTTAGAAAAGCATTAGGGTTTCAGAATTTAttaggattttgatttttttttttttttttaacataatgctAGCAAAATTCTCatgttttcttcattctgctCAGTTGCAGTAATGGCTGGTAATAATGTAAATTCATTTATACCATTGTTCAGCTGTCAAGATGGTAGGTAGGAAGGATTGTGAATGGCTCAGAGATATACTTTGCGACTTGGCAGAAAACTTTAATGTGCCTACTGCTCTCTAGTACTGCAAAGCCAAgaattctttccttctctgtcccaATTGTAGCCATTTTTCAAAGATTCGCTTAAGTCTTTCATGCTGCATGAAACCTCAGATTATTCTagagggctggccaattagctaagttggttagagagtggttctgataacaccaaagcccagggtttgatctctgtataggccagctgccataatatatatatatatatatatatatatttttttttttttttttttctagaagctataatattttttttcctctgaactcCTTTTGCTTGTGTAGTTTACACTATAGAGCTTAGCATTTAATTATCCTCTAGTACtgtaatatgaattttttttaatgtctccttAGCAAAGGAACCAGCATGGTacatagtgggtgctcaatactactattattattaatagcttATTACGTACTGGTCTTGGTGATAGATGCTTTATAAATACTATCTCTAATTTCTCTAACATTTTTGCAACATAGTTATCATCTCCATTTCCAACTAGAAGAAGAAATGGCAGTAGCTAAGTAGCTTACCCAAAAAGTCAAGATTCATACCACATGTTCCATACCATTTCATCCAGTTATGTAAATACTTGACCACTCGATGATgtaaaaatagtaaatttattatattattacaaTAACTGCCATCAggaaaaattgagttaaaattcGGAAATTTCCAATTTTCTGGGGTATTTTATGAATGAAGGTATATAATCaaataaatttgcaaatataaaataggaacaaaattgggctggctcatggctcatttgggagggtatggtgctgacaacaccaagggttaagatccccttaccagtcatcttttaaaaaaaaaaaaagaaaagaaacaaaattaaccacattctaattttttaaaagacattttcatttGTAGCCAaggatttcttttaatttaaagtaaataCCTTAAAAGAATAATTTGACATTCCACTACTTCTGACAGACTCATTTTGTATTCAGTTTTGTACCAAAGATTTGGAGTATGTGGAGAGGCAGGAAGTAGAGCAAGTGGGTAAATATTTTGACTTATATTCAAAGTAAAATAATACCTGTTCAAATCTTAAAGGgaataacactttaaaatatttgtcagcaccatgctcagccagtgagcaaaccggccgtccctatataggatccgaacccgtggccttggtgttatcagcaccgcactctaccgagtgagccacgggccggcctacactttaaaatatttggtgtGAGAATGTTATCTGCTCTTCTTTAGATGAAAATCAGTtccctaacttttaaaaaattctttaattcttaTGGAATTGCCTACAGACTAAttgtaaattaattatttaaattttgaaatcgAGGCGTAGCGTTATAGGGTCACAACTTAGTACATTTTAAACAGGGCCAAAGCAAGCTATTTTTTCCTTACTAGTACATTTAAAGATTTAAAGTCTTTGCATATACCAAGCTCTCAGAAGATTAAATAACTAAAGATTTTATTCTAAAAGATCCATTGGGTGAGTTCAGAAGCCTGAAAAATATTATACCAGTGCTAACTGGGATGTACTAACTAAACTTTTGCCTCTTAGTATCTAATTcaggagtttttgttttttttcttttacattgtgCTTGTCTTAGGTGTAAATGCAGACAAGGTTGGAATTGAAGCTGCCGAAATGCTATTAGCAAATCTTAGACATGGTGGTACTGTGGATGAGTATCTGCAAGACCAGGTAATGACACTTTTAGGATAAAAACCTTCCAGTCTATTAGATTTGAATAGTTGGTACTTAGattgaatataaattttttttattgaatcgtaattgattatacatattttgggaattcaatgttgacatatgttgattaaatcaatgttattagtctgtatattgttacaaattgtacttattcttgtgtcccttgtccaatctctcccgatccccctctccctccccgctcccaccactgataaccctagatttcttctctccctctgaaagagtaatggttactctgttaatttgttgcctagatgatctgtccaatgctgaaaggtgtgttattatcatagagcagatgctttttctgtcactctggaatgggctttgtggagagagaatcCTATTCTTTTCTTGGGTCTCTACTTTgagactctccttgtgtcagtgcactccagtggctggtggaccatctgcatggtggttgtgacgtctagccacttttgcagcagctgtggttactgttgTGGCTGTgatgggctacccacatggaaatgatgttttggcatgctccttggcgctggtggtgtgcccgGTTTTGGGAGGaagtccagtccctggctccattccctgggtccctgggcaagccccgaggcactggctgTGTTCCTGGATGTGGGtggggtgtctggtccctggctccatgccccagGCATCTGGgcggggccccaaggtgctggtggtatgccgggtggtggggggtgaggttCGGTCTCCAGCTCCATGTGCTGGgcccccgggtgggccccaaggtgctggcagtgtgcctgaatgtgggagtggggtctggtctgcagctccatgcctcatgtcccctggagGGCCCCAAGGCACTCGTGGTAtacctgggccagaactaattttttgtcatttgcttacttctaaaacgggggaacttcctgtgggaaccagtacttgagctgagttgttaagctaaattgctgctttgctgctgcttccctaggaaaggctttttgtgcagctcaggtgttaatggttgactttataggtacttctggctctccagagacccggtgcacctgggttatatagaaactctgatctgggcctgagtcttttcatcaaactgccccccacgcaattctgcattcccgaccagtctcctctgagtggtcctgtgctgctTGTGGGGACGGAccactgtccttgctgtgtcccagtgttctcccctATGGCCCGtgcccaaacacttcccatgggatgggccctgtgccagtcccttgcgatgactcaccagcctctgaatggctccccattttcagctgttctggcttcttgctcctgcatgggtccacgggaactctgttagtggtcttactgtcctgggggccaccaaggccctcttctcccctgccgcctccaagcaactccatctgaagggcacagctgtggcttctgctggctcctgctccatgtgctcatcagctccagccttaaagtagcCACCACCCAAAATGCttcgagcagttttttctttctctcgtgccttctcctgccttcatgaactccacaggtctctcctcctcttcgcctgagctccagtggccccagtttggctggtgttacatttttatagctgtaaattggttgatttgtgggagagagtgacactggggaccgtctattccgccatcttgaccagaactctgaatataaattttaatcatTGACTTTCAAACACTGATTACCAAGTCCTAtgtgaatcattttttaaagtattctggAATTTATATTCCTCACATTTCAGTCTTCATCTTACTTGACCTGTCCACAGCATTTGGCACAATTGATCACTCCTTTCTACTTGAAATACTTTCTTCACTTGGTTTCTGAAATACTGTTATCTTCTCACCTCACTGATAATACATTCTAGTGTCCTTTGCTAGTTTgttgttttcatcttttcaaCTTCTCAATTTTGATGAGCCCCTAGTCTCAGGCtgatgcttctttttaaaaatatttataaacactcCCTCAGTTATTTTGTCCAGTCTCATGGCTTAAACACCATCTGTATGCTGACAGCTCCCACATTTATATCGCTAGCCCAGGACTTTCTCCTTAACTCTTTACTCATTATATCCCCTATTCCTATCAACATTTCCACTTGGATGTGTCATAGAcctctcaaacttaacatgttcACTCACACCGAGAGATGGCTATTATTTCCAAATGAGATCTTTTTTATGGTTTACTGTCTTTATTGATTTCCCTTTCTATCATACAATTTTCTCCTTAATCTCAAATCAGCAGTCTACATTTAGAACTGTATTCCCCAAGGTTTTTTGTCCAGTTTCTTAAAGTAGTTTCCCTTACTAGTCTCTTCCTTGTCCAGGTCTACTCCGTATGTTCCCAGTAATTCcgtattgttttatttattcacctgtcaaaatgtaattttaaagagTGGAATAAACGTGTCATATTATACATACCAGCTTGCAGTGATGGTTGGtctaattaaatatattaactttCTATTCCATGTTTTATTcttaaacaataatttttaaaattctatattgaGAAGTGCTACTAAGCATTTCTGTACCATACCACAGGTTTTCTGTCATCTTCTAAGGACTTCTGGAAacctaaagaaatagaaattctttttCACCTATTTTGATTTCTAGTAGTATTTCATATGAATAACAATGGAATTGTAACTCCAAATATTAGTAAATGTGTgagatttttattgtttgttcttttttcaataGCTGATTATTTTCATGGCATTAGCCAATGGAGTTTCCAGAATAAAAACAGGACCAGTTACACTCCATACGCAAACAGCTATACATTTTGCTGAACAACTAGCAAAGGTAAATATTGTATCATAAAGAGTAATTGATTTCCATTGTAGCCAATTTGGGGTTAAATTTTAATGAACAGAAAATTTAAGAGTAATCATAACTCCTATATCACTCACTGAGTACTTCCTTTGTGGCAGACACTGAACTAACCCAGCAATTTATTTGAATCCTCTTACTCTATATGACCAGTGTAGGTGGCTATTtgttattactcccattttacttATGAGTAAAGTGAGGCAGAGAGATTACTTAAATTCTTCAAGGCCACATAATTTCTTAGTGACAGAACTAGGCTTTGAGCAAACCTGGGAAAGCATACTTCAAAGCTCATGTTATAATCACTGTGTGGTACTACCTTACAGagtaaggaaatatattttggggggttttttttggcagctggcttgtatagagattgaatcctggactttggtgttatcagtaacATACTGTAATCAACTGAGCAAATTGGCCAGCCccgtaaatatattttaatgggaACTATGATATTAAATTACAAGAGGTTTATGGTTGGctataaacttaaatatttatataaaattttaaatgttttattttcttgtgattcttTTGGTAGATTAAAATATTTGctgagggctggctgattagttcagttggttagagaatggtgctaacaccaaggtccagggtccaatccctgtactggccagctacctgaatgaatgaatgaatgaatgaatataagtaaataaatagctgGAATTCTAACATTCACTAGTactcttaaatttatttatttttaattttttttagtttagtcCTTTTAAATTTAGAAGAGTAGATTTACAATTTTTAGTGAAAATGGATTTAACATTGTATAAGTTCATGCTGATACCTTTTCTTTCTGTGagatgcttaattttatttttatttttttcctttttttgtttttgttcttttttttttttttttgtcagctgggtagtatggggatccagacccttgaccttggtgttacaacactgagctctaaccagctgaggtaactggccagcccaggattcttaattaaaaaaaaaatgattaagggCCGAcaccgtggcgcacttgggagagtgcggcgctgggagcgcagcagtgctcctgcccgcaggttcggatcctatataaggatggccggtgcgctgctcacttgctaagcgcagtgcggccggtcacaaaaagacaaaaaaaaaaaaaaaaaaaaaaaaaagattaatatatacatttcatCGTGAAactaataacaattttttaatagaaaatatagaatatGGGAAAATCTGCATATAAAACCACTATTGACATTTATGTATTTCTACCCcgttatttcttaattttttcaagttCCCCAAGCTTTATTTATTGCTAAAAGATGGGGCAGCCCTCTCCTGCAGCTGAGTTGACCATCCCACCCCTCCAAGTTTTGTGCCCAGTTTATCATCCAGTGATGGATTGATTCTCCTCTCtcttaaattgtttctttttgcattttttacagTTAATGCACACAACTTCATTTCTTGCCTTCTTCAGTAATTAAGAGCAGATTTCCATTTTGCTATATTCTTTATAATGTAATTTTGTaaagtaatataaaatgtatGACTCATGAGGAAAGGTGCTGAccttaagcattttaaaaaattataaaagtaatatacactaatttaaaaaattaagcattaCAGAAATGTACCAAATACAAAGCCACTGTTGCCTTACTCCTACTTGTATGATTCTTAATAATACATACTGTTTTTTTGGttattagatagggtttttacTGTTGGTTCTGAGATAATTATCtaatacagattttctttttttgtttgtttctttttctttttttttctggcctgtacaGGGTTGGAATCCTGGGCcgtggtattatcagcaccacacacttaatgagctaactggccagcatttcttttatattattattagaaGGCATGGATAGGTTTTGGTTAAATTGTAAGAAGAGGCTAATGGGAATTGAAGGCAAATTATATTTGATGTCGAGagagttaacttttttttttttttttttttttattctacataGGCTGTATTTGTAATTATTCCTTGTCTATCTCCCCCTTGTAGATTGACCTTGATAGCAGGGACCGAGTTTTATCATTATAGTCACAGTACTTTGCATATAGTAGACACTTCTGTGTTATTTGAAGTGAATAcataatggaaaatggtatgaattGGAATTTTAGCTCTGGTTTCTTATCCAGGTTTGTTGTGTTTTAACTGGGTGACTTGGGGCAAGCTTcttcatctctctgtgtctcaatgCAGAAAATTTGGTTATCTACCTCAGAATTCAATGTTTATTCATCAACAATAATTTCAAGTGTCCATTGTGTGTTGGTACGCTGCTGCATAACACTGAAACTGAAAGACTTTGTGAGCACTATTGTTCAGTAAGACCCTAGAGTAATGGTTTTCTAATTGTATTTCAAAGAAATCCTAGGTTTTAGGCAACTTGAAATCCCTTTGCCACAAACTCAGCCTACTCATTTGTTTTGATTTAGATTCAGTTTTGTTAAAATGAACCACATTTGCTTTAACaataattgttttcaaaataCAGCGATAGAGatcaaatatttcaaaaccaACTGTAGTTAGTAAGTGAAAATACAGTGTTAAGCCCAATAAAGATAAAGGAAGATGTTGATCCCACCAGCACTTCTCCTCCCCGCCTACCTTCTCTGAACTAGGTCTTAAATGTTTCAGTTCCATGTCTTAGAAAAGTTTTAGGGACTGGGGAGTGGAGTGCATTATAATCAACAGTTgagatttaaaaattgataattgCCTAGGTGCACCCCTGGGGGTTCTGATTCAGTGGGTGTGGAGCAGGGCCCAGACATATATACTCTGACAAAACTCTATAGGCATGTATACCTCTGAACAAGAATCACTGTtctagaacaaaatattttttctttaggcTATTGAATTTCTCATGAATCATTTGATCTTTGTGTCTCTGTAGCTTCTTCAATAAAGTGGGTTTGATATTAACTTCCTGCCTTCTTTAGCTGGGCTCTTCCTTCTATCCCTCTTCTTATTACTTATATACTAATTGCTTGTTTGGTTTCAGGCTAAATTTACTGTGAAGAAATCAGAAGATGAAGATGCCTCTAAAGACACTTATGTTATTGAGTGCCAAGGAATTGGGATGACAAATCCAAATCTATAGAATTTGTCTTTTAAGTATATCTCAATGATGTATTGCACTAATTCATTTCATAGATATAAAATGATGAATAAGAAGTAACTTATTAAAGGACTTGACTTAAATTTGGAGATGAAGTACAGTGTTCTAGATTTGCTGAGAATGCTTCATCAAGTTAATCTCATTTTGAATATCTCCTGAGATATGGACCATGAACTGTAAGAGCTGGTGGGTATGTATTATAGCTGATTTCAGTATTAaagtattgaaataaaatattctttacagCTGaagtaaatgtttttcttttttatgtaataaATTAAGTCAGGAATATAGATTTGATCTCTGCTGAAATCTCATCTAAAGTATGAGACAACTTTATGCAAAAGTGCTGTATCAATAGTAACTTTTAATAAGCATTGTCTCATTCTAATTATATATACCTTCTATGGAGCGggcacttggtaaatatttactgaatttatatttgttgaatgaatatgttTTGGAAGGCAAACAAGAGTTGCAAAATTTTAACCCTAGTAGATTTGGCCAAGTTCAGTTCCAGACATGTTTTTGTTTGGCttatagtattaaaaaataattgactgCCTTTAGAATAGAATGTTCTTTCATCACTCCATGTTACCTTATACCCAGCCTGCTTCCATATTTAGATTACTTCCTGGTCCCTGTAGGCAATTGAGGTTGTGACACAAATGAAACTGATTTGGTATATCACCTCTATGTACCATACTGTAAAATAGTGAGGAACTCATTAAAACTTGGGTCTGTCCTGGACCTTATCTGGTGATAATTAAAATGTGGTCCAAGATGTATATCCAGAGGAtggtacaagggtacttcagaaagttcatagagaactggctggttagcttggtgagagcacagtgttgaaacatcaagatcaagggtttgggtccccatacaggccagccaccaaaacaaaagaaaacaaaaaggtcatggaaagattcgtattatctttcaattctgtttttccacgaactttttgaaataccttcatacaTTTAGAAAGTCTTGTATTAGTCTGTATAGAacagtataatgaaaaaaattactctGTGTACATAATCATTCCTACCCTTGTCAGCGATTTCTATGGCCTCGGACAGTTGGGTTCAATGTGCTTTAAAGATAATGATGATAGTATTGCTGGCTATTTATATTTTCACAAAGTGGGTAACTTATAAGTTGCTCATTTCTATAATGGTTGAGATATAAGGTATTGAACTCTAGTTTTAGAGTAAAACTATTCAGTGTGGTTGTTGGAGGGTTAGTGATGAATTATAGAGTCTTCAGACTGTTGTGATCCTTGCT
The sequence above is drawn from the Cynocephalus volans isolate mCynVol1 chromosome 8, mCynVol1.pri, whole genome shotgun sequence genome and encodes:
- the RTCA gene encoding RNA 3'-terminal phosphate cyclase isoform X1 translates to MAGQLVEVDGGIMEGGGQILRVSTALSCLLGLPLRVQKIRAGRSTPGLRPQHLSGLEMVRDLCNGQLEGAEIGSTEITFIPEKIKGGIHTADTKTAGSVCLLMQVSMPCVLFAASPSELRLKGGTNAEMAPQVDYTVMVFKPIVEKFGFEFNCDIKMRGYYPKGGGEVIVRISPVKQLNPINLTDRGSVTKVYGRAFVAGVLPFKVAKEMAAAAVRCIRKEIRDLYVNIQPVQEPKDQAFGNGNGIIIIAETSTGCLFAGSSLGKRGVNADKVGIEAAEMLLANLRHGGTVDEYLQDQLIIFMALANGVSRIKTGPVTLHTQTAIHFAEQLAKAKFTVKKSEDEDASKDTYVIECQGIGMTNPNL
- the RTCA gene encoding RNA 3'-terminal phosphate cyclase isoform X2, with product MVRDLCNGQLEGAEIGSTEITFIPEKIKGGIHTADTKTAGSVCLLMQVSMPCVLFAASPSELRLKGGTNAEMAPQVDYTVMVFKPIVEKFGFEFNCDIKMRGYYPKGGGEVIVRISPVKQLNPINLTDRGSVTKVYGRAFVAGVLPFKVAKEMAAAAVRCIRKEIRDLYVNIQPVQEPKDQAFGNGNGIIIIAETSTGCLFAGSSLGKRGVNADKVGIEAAEMLLANLRHGGTVDEYLQDQLIIFMALANGVSRIKTGPVTLHTQTAIHFAEQLAKAKFTVKKSEDEDASKDTYVIECQGIGMTNPNL